GCAAAGCTTTACGGTGAATATTTGATCAATGCTCAAGGTGAGGACGTAGTTGCCGGAATTCGTACACCTCAACCAATTATTTCTCTTCAAGAAGAGATGCCAAACGTATATCAGCAGTTTACCCAAACATGTCACCTCCTTGAAAACCATTATGAAGACATGCAGGATATTGAGTTTACTGTGGAACGGGGAGAACTTTTTATTCTACAAACACGTACCGGAAAAAGAACAGCTCAAGCAGGAATTAGAATAGCTGTTGAATTAGTAAAAGAACAAATCATTAGCAAGCAGGAAGCGATTCTACGTGTAGATCCTGATCAGCTTGATCAACTTCTCCATCGTCGCATCGATGATTCATATGTACGAAAGCAATTAGCGAAAGGTTTACCAGCTTCCCCTGGTGCAGCAACTGGAGAAGTCGTATTTGATGCAGATGAAGCTGAGAAAATGGCGAAAGATGAGAAAAAGAAGGTCATTCTTGTTCGTCCAGAAACAACACCTGATGATATTCATGGAATTGTTGCAGCCGAAGCCACTGTTACTAGCCGCGGAGGAATGACAAGCCATGCAGCCGTTGTGGCAAGAGGTATGGGAAAAGCATGCATTTGTGGATGTGAATCATTAAAGATTGATTTAAAGTCAAAGCAATTTAAAGTAGGAGAAACGATTGTAAAACAAGGTGATATCATTACAATTGATGGTTCAACAGGTGAAATCATGTTAGGAGAAATTCCGATGATCGAACCACAGCTTTCAGATGAATTTCAATTGTTGCTTTCATGGGCAGATCAGGAACGAAAACTTGGTGTTAGAGCAAATGCGGACAATCCAGTTGATGCCAAAAAAGCTCTTGAATTTGGAGCAGGTGGAATTGGATTATGCCGAACAGAGCATATGTTTATGGATGCTAGTCGAATCCCAATTGTCCAAGAAATGATTCTTGCAGAAACTAATCAGGAACGCGAACATGCATTAGACAAGTTATTACCAATGCAACAAGAGGACTTTGAGGGAATTTTTGAAGCGATGCAAGGAAATCCTGTCACCATTCGTTTATTAGATCCGCCTCTTCACGAATTTTTACCTGATAAGGAAGAACTGTTAGTTGAGGTTACCAAACTTCAATTAACCAATTCAAGTTCAAGGGAGTTAAAAGAAAAAGAACAGTTATTAAGAAAAGTACGACAATTGGATGAATTTAATCCGATGCTAGGTCATCGTGGATGCCGATTAGGAATGATTTTTCCGGAAATTTACGTGATGCAAGCAAAAGCGATATTTTATGCCATTGCGAACGTAATGGATAAAGGAATCGATGTAAAACCAGAAATCATGATTCCATTAGTTGGTCATGTGAATGAGTTAAAAGAAATGAGGCAATTAGTGGTCAATGCTGGAGTGCAAGTTGAGGAAGAAAAGGGGCTAACATTTAGCTACTTAATCGGTACGATGGTAGAAGTACCACGTGCAGCCTTAACTGCAGACCAAATTGCTGAAGAAGCAGACTTTTTCTCATTCGGAACAAATGACCTAACGCAAACAACATTTGGATACAGTCGTGATGACGCAGAGGGAAAATTCTTACAAACTTATATTGAAAACAAGGTACTTCCAGCAAATCCATTCGTTTCCCTTGACCAAGAAGGAGTAGGAAAACTAGTTGAAACGGGTGTTAAGCTAGGAAGGGGAAAGAAGCTGGAATTAAAAACAGGTATTTGCGGAGAACATGGAGGAGAAAAGAAATCAATTCAATTCTGCCATGATGTAGGCTTGGATTATGTAAGCTGTTCACCATATCGTGTACCGCTTGCACGCCTAGCAGCGGCTCAGGCTAAGATTAGACATGAACAAAAACAGAATGAACTTCATGAACTTCAAGTTCAAGTATGAAAATGGAAAAGGCTGCCTATTTTGGGCAGCTTCTTCATTTTTATATTAAATATTTTTACTAAGTTTTTGAGGAAGTTACTGTGTTTTTATATGAATTGAATATTTTTGTCTATCTATAAGTAGTTTGTGTTGTAAAGAGTGCTCCCAATTATGCAAGGCGCTTCGCTTATATGCTAGTAGATAAATTTGAGCTCTGACCACATACTCCAAATTGCACAAAAATTGCACAGACTTATTTTATTTCATTGATTTTAATTAATTTATTTTATAACCACCAGCCAAAACGTTGATATATCAATACTTATTTAACTAAGTTTTACTACATTTAACTCTATTAATTCCCCACCCAATTTTGACAGGGTAGGGGCGGGGGTTCGAATCCCTCTCGAATCATCAGAGTGAGAAGCTTTAGTTCCTTGGTATGTAAGGAACTAAAGCTTTTTTAAGTTATTAGAAATATACAGTTCACTAATTTAACAATTAAATCTCCCATTCTTGAATAGGATAATAGTGACTTATATAAACATGGATAATAAATAAATATTGTATCTAGGCATAATTTTAATAATTCATCACTTTATTAATTTAACACTGTTTCAAGTATTTCAACATTTTTCTCCATAATACTAAAATAATCTTCCTTATTTATTATGTTTTCTTCTGTAACGGATTCAAGATTATGAAGGGTAAGCGACTTAGCACCGATTTCATCTTGGATGACTTTTGCTACGTTAGATTGTACATTCTGTTCAAATAAAACGTATTTTAGACCATGTTCTTCGGATTCTGTAATAATTTCCGTAAGTTGTTGTTGACTAGGTTCTTGGGAAGGAGAAAGACCAGCTATTGCAATTTGTTCAAGGCCATATCGATCCTGCCAATATCCGTAAGCAGCATGAGAAACTAAAATGTATTTTGTTTTTGAATTTTCGAGAGTTTCATGGAATGTTTGATCTAGAGCAGTTAAATCGGCTTTTAGTTTTGTGAAATTTTCCTCAAATGTTTCCTTTGATTCTGGCTTTATTTCTATTAGTGCATTTTTAATGTTTTCTGCTAGTTTAATAGAGCGCATTGGATCAAGCCAAACATGTGGATCTTGATCTCCGTGATGGTGATGCTCTTCATCATGAGTGGCATCCTCTTCATGTGCATGCTCTTCATCATGAGCGGCATCCTCTTCATGTGCATGTTTTTCATCATGAGCAGCATCCTCTTCATGTGCATGTTTTTCATCATGAGCGGCATCCTCTTCATGTGAATGTTCTTCCTCATGAGCAGCTTCATTTTCATGTGAATGTTCTTCCTCATGAGTAGCGTTATCTTCATGTGAGTGTTCAGTTGTTTTAAGTAGTTCAATACCCTCGGCTGCTTTTAATATGAGAACGTCCTCTTTCTGTAACGCCTCTTCAGCTTGTTCGACAAAACCTTCTACACCAGCACCTGTATAGACAAATAGATCAGAGTCAGCGATGTTTTTCATTGTTTTAACTGTTGGCTCATATATATGAGCATCAACATTTGGAGGGTAAACACTAGTGACTGTAATCTCATCCCCACCAATTTTTTTCGTGAAATCCTCTAATGGGAAAATGGTTGTGTATACTTCAATTTTATTACTGTTATCATCGTTGCTTTCTGTAGCGTTTGTTAATTGATTTTCTTGATTGCCGCATCCTGTTAATAGAAGACCTACTGTCAGCATCGAGGTTAATAAATAAGGTTTTGTATGCATGGTTAAAACTCCTAACATTTGGTTTTGTAAAATAATTTGGTTTATATGTCTTGGATAACATACTAGCTTTCAAAAATTGAAGAATTGATAGCTACTTCACAGTTAATAGTTTATTTAATGTTTGTAAATAGTAATGATTACGATTTGTATTCTACACTCAAAATTCGGTTATGTAAACAATATAAGTATGATTCATTTTCTCACTGCTATAAAAAACAGAACCTTAAGTGTGTAGTGAATGTAGTTATGACATTGTCACGGGAGCTGGAACTTTACAACTAAGGACATTTGACTTTAGGATCGCATGGTATTATATCAATTTGTTCATTTGTCAACTTTCCAGTACGAATCAACCCTTCAAATTCTCTTCTTATTAAGGTAATCTCTCTTATTGATTTGTTTTGAATCAACTCTGTCATCATAGAAGAAGATGCCATACTTATGCTGCACCCTTCACCAAGGAAGGTTACATTTTTTATAAAGTACTGTTCGATTTCAATAAACAGGGTGATCACATCCCCACAAGTTGGGTTTTTATAATGCACTTTAAGAACATTTTCACTTAATAATTCTTTGAAATTGCGTTTTTGTCGATAATGATCTAAGATAACCTGTCGATACATTTGGTCGAGCATGAAAAGTCTTCACCTTCTTCCTGATAACGATTCATATTCTTTCTGTTATTTTGACATTTTGTTTACTTTTTCCCGATCTTTAGAAATACCGGTCACTACTTCCGGTGAACGGTCAAATCCTTGACCATTATAAGAATGACTAATTTTTCCTGTATAATCCTCATTATAAAGCAGGGAGTCAATAAACAAAGGAGCATCATCTGGTAGCAAGTCCTTATACCAATGTCCATGAGGGTAGTTAATAACAACACACTTATCGTGGCATCTCCCATTACATCTAGTTCGTGTTGTGTGAATTCTATCATCTAAGCCTCTTTCAGAAATTTCTCTTCGTATTTCCTGGGTTAGGTCCTCAGCGCCAACATGAGTGCAACTGCTACCATTACAAATAAGAACATGATGAATAGTGTTGTTTAAATTCCATGTTGCCATAAATATATACCTCCATAACAGTAGCTGTTAGTACGAATTTTAGAATGTTTCTAATAGAGTTATTAATTAAATTCTTTTTAATTGATGTTACCAGCTTGATTTTTTGATGCCAGGTAGGTGACCTTTATGAGCTAATTCCCGAAAAGCAATTCGAGACATCTTAAATTTACGAAGATAACCTCTAGGTCTTCCGGTAATTTCACATCTGTTATGCAATCGGGAAGGGGCTGAGTCTCTTGGTAACTTTTTTAATGCTTCATAGTCGCCCTTTTCTTTTAACTCTTTTCGTATTTCTGCATATTTTTTAACCATGTCTTGCCGTTTTCTTTCTTTTGCAATTTTCGACTTTTTTGCCATTAGTAAACAACTCCTTATACAACTTATTAAAACGTAATGATTACGATTTGAGTTTTATCTTATTCTATCTTTGAACAAAATGCAAATATAACATTTCGTACCTCAAGAATAGGAATCAACAGAGCCAATTTTTTATAGACATCGTTTAGGAGTTGATGATAAAAATTTGCTCTTATCTTAACAAATATAGTACAATTCAAAACGTAATGATTACGGTTTAAATTTAAAGGAGAATTATTATGTATGAGTGGATAATTATAGGTGGAGGAATTCATGGTTGTACAATTGGGAATTACTTAATTAAAAATAAAAAAACAACAATTGAAAAACTTCTTATCATTGATCCTCATCAAGAGCCGATGGAGAAATGGAGGACAAATACTCGAAAAATTGGTATGGAGTATTTGCGTTCACCATCTGTCCATCATATTGATGTTCCTGTATTTAGTCTGCAACATTTTAAGAAACCAAATGACTATAGAGCTTTTTATGGTCAATATAAACGGCCTTCACTTCATTTATTTGATGAACATTGTGATATGGTTTTTCAGGAAGTTCAGTTAAAAAAAGCTTGGAAGCAAGGAAGGGTGATTTCTGTTTATCGAGATTCTGATAACTGGATCGTTCAAACAGATGATGGTGAATCATTTATGACGAAAAATCTTGTTCTTAGTGTGAGCGTGAATGAAAAATTGCATATGCCTGAGTGGGCAAAAGCATCATCGAATGACGTTCTACATATTTTTAGTGAGGAACTTAAGAACCTAAGTGAATTAACACCATCTATCGTTGTAGTGGGTGGAGGAATTACAGCAGCACACACAGTTATTAGTCTTTGTAGCATGTTTCCAGGAAAAGTTACACTTCTTAGCAGGCATAATATACGTGTTCACGGTTTTGATAGTGATCCGGGATGGTTAGGTCCAAAGTATATGAATTCATTTTTAAAGATAACTGACTATGGTTTGCG
This genomic stretch from Metabacillus sp. B2-18 harbors:
- the ppdK gene encoding pyruvate, phosphate dikinase, which codes for MGKFVYMFDEGDSGKRELLGGKGANLAEMTKIGLPVPYGFTITTETCNTYYEAGKSISSEIDFQILQALTTLEGKTGKKFGDPANPLLVSVRSGAVHSMPGMMDTILNLGINDETVVGLANLTNNPRFAYDSYRRFIQMFSDVVLKVDSFYFEQFLDEVREEKGYHSDPEMSAEDWKEVITGYKRIVAKHSKRAFPENPKEQLFLSIRAVFDSWNNQRAIVYRRLQNIPGHLGTAVNIQSMVFGNMGSNSGTGVAFTRNPSTGEAKLYGEYLINAQGEDVVAGIRTPQPIISLQEEMPNVYQQFTQTCHLLENHYEDMQDIEFTVERGELFILQTRTGKRTAQAGIRIAVELVKEQIISKQEAILRVDPDQLDQLLHRRIDDSYVRKQLAKGLPASPGAATGEVVFDADEAEKMAKDEKKKVILVRPETTPDDIHGIVAAEATVTSRGGMTSHAAVVARGMGKACICGCESLKIDLKSKQFKVGETIVKQGDIITIDGSTGEIMLGEIPMIEPQLSDEFQLLLSWADQERKLGVRANADNPVDAKKALEFGAGGIGLCRTEHMFMDASRIPIVQEMILAETNQEREHALDKLLPMQQEDFEGIFEAMQGNPVTIRLLDPPLHEFLPDKEELLVEVTKLQLTNSSSRELKEKEQLLRKVRQLDEFNPMLGHRGCRLGMIFPEIYVMQAKAIFYAIANVMDKGIDVKPEIMIPLVGHVNELKEMRQLVVNAGVQVEEEKGLTFSYLIGTMVEVPRAALTADQIAEEADFFSFGTNDLTQTTFGYSRDDAEGKFLQTYIENKVLPANPFVSLDQEGVGKLVETGVKLGRGKKLELKTGICGEHGGEKKSIQFCHDVGLDYVSCSPYRVPLARLAAAQAKIRHEQKQNELHELQVQV
- a CDS encoding metal ABC transporter solute-binding protein, Zn/Mn family, with amino-acid sequence MHTKPYLLTSMLTVGLLLTGCGNQENQLTNATESNDDNSNKIEVYTTIFPLEDFTKKIGGDEITVTSVYPPNVDAHIYEPTVKTMKNIADSDLFVYTGAGVEGFVEQAEEALQKEDVLILKAAEGIELLKTTEHSHEDNATHEEEHSHENEAAHEEEHSHEEDAAHDEKHAHEEDAAHDEKHAHEEDAAHDEEHAHEEDATHDEEHHHHGDQDPHVWLDPMRSIKLAENIKNALIEIKPESKETFEENFTKLKADLTALDQTFHETLENSKTKYILVSHAAYGYWQDRYGLEQIAIAGLSPSQEPSQQQLTEIITESEEHGLKYVLFEQNVQSNVAKVIQDEIGAKSLTLHNLESVTEENIINKEDYFSIMEKNVEILETVLN
- the sufU gene encoding Fe-S cluster assembly sulfur transfer protein SufU is translated as MLDQMYRQVILDHYRQKRNFKELLSENVLKVHYKNPTCGDVITLFIEIEQYFIKNVTFLGEGCSISMASSSMMTELIQNKSIREITLIRREFEGLIRTGKLTNEQIDIIPCDPKVKCP
- a CDS encoding (2Fe-2S) ferredoxin domain-containing protein; its protein translation is MATWNLNNTIHHVLICNGSSCTHVGAEDLTQEIRREISERGLDDRIHTTRTRCNGRCHDKCVVINYPHGHWYKDLLPDDAPLFIDSLLYNEDYTGKISHSYNGQGFDRSPEVVTGISKDREKVNKMSK
- the rpsN gene encoding 30S ribosomal protein S14, with the protein product MAKKSKIAKERKRQDMVKKYAEIRKELKEKGDYEALKKLPRDSAPSRLHNRCEITGRPRGYLRKFKMSRIAFRELAHKGHLPGIKKSSW
- a CDS encoding FAD/NAD(P)-binding protein produces the protein MYEWIIIGGGIHGCTIGNYLIKNKKTTIEKLLIIDPHQEPMEKWRTNTRKIGMEYLRSPSVHHIDVPVFSLQHFKKPNDYRAFYGQYKRPSLHLFDEHCDMVFQEVQLKKAWKQGRVISVYRDSDNWIVQTDDGESFMTKNLVLSVSVNEKLHMPEWAKASSNDVLHIFSEELKNLSELTPSIVVVGGGITAAHTVISLCSMFPGKVTLLSRHNIRVHGFDSDPGWLGPKYMNSFLKITDYGLRREHIRHARNRGSMPNDVYQKIIRLEKEGVLQVMYDEVLTTSSQEQTSVLHLKSGTQLAAQTVLLATGFDSNLPEEGWLKSLIETENLKCATCGYPIVNQKLEWCSHLFVSGPLAELEIGPVSRNISGARKAAERIVNEFIV